Proteins encoded by one window of Sediminicoccus rosea:
- a CDS encoding autotransporter-associated beta strand repeat-containing protein, whose product MSLPRLISALLATTALIGLDARAQSPGGAGGAGIGGAGGPGFNFSAGAAGGDDAALGGGGGGAGDTGGPGGAGDAPGGAGGGAPAAAGSPGTDGTLAGGGGGGGAHGLVDSILPGGPLTGGTGGAGGGASGAGGGGGGGGGGTGLVFIATGNAGTLFDSVTGGAGGAGGAAPLGLPGQGGQGGAGIIFTAPDVTISVQANVSGGAGGGPFAAGGAGIRGEGLSITLGATLSGGLSGDGATRAAALELTGGTNLLSIGAGGMVQGGIALANFAALEFAQAGDATVQGGISGFGSISKTGAGTLTLNGAGSFSAGTSLLGGTLVLGDAAALGSGPIIIGDATLRGAVDATLAQDLRVTGGANATLAAATGTTLSLTGGLTTLAGATLTLGASGAAGGIVAGFSSVDPTDLATTRLVIAAGRVTSGGFAFNDLTSNAASTTIQAGATLDLDGRLSTIGHLQGAGTLTNTDLIRIRQGDFSGSITGTGGNLEKTGSGTLILSGANSYTGTTEISGGTLRIGAGGTSGTLGAGAVINDGALVFDRSDAIAVANGISGSGTLAQVGSGVLTLSAANSYLGGTSVTAGTLALGAIGAIGSGAVTLAGGGLRANVTGTLGNTISITDNATGRLAAATGETLTLTGALSLRPGSTLTIGSATETGRVVAGFSSVDVFSPATIALQVAGGTLAAGNLGLNQLTLLAGSVTIAAGATLDYGALTGTIGNLQGAGTLTGSATTQISAGNFSGAIAGTGGFEKLGAGTLTLTGASTYAGTTTITAGTLRLEGGGRLSGGGITNNAALVFASADNITLANAISGTGTLTQAGTGRLTLTGANTHAGLTTIHAGGTIQVGDGGTSGQVGGGAVVNNGALVVNRGDAVTVANAISGSGTLTQAGAGTLTLTGANSYSGLTTINSATTLRVEGAGMLGTGGVANAGALIFARAGDVTLAGALTGAGSLTQAGSGTLTIAGAASHTGGTSIQAGGTLRVTGSLAGDVANAGTLSFARADALTYAGVVSGTGMLAQAGTGVLTLTGANTHTGGTTTSAGTLRIGDGGTTGSLTGNITNNAALVFNRSDAVTFGGVIAGSGSLTQAGAGTLTLTGANTHAGGTTVANGTLSVSGAGTLSSGSNVTIAPGATLIYETGTDGGNNAHVVQGGSDTAINAGRLYFRGTASAGSGAYSNAASTGFSLGSMIIFEGNSTAGTATITNAALAVDSSPISRLVFQDQAGMGAATIISQGGARSRSGTGNTVELYGDATAGTARINLGGSSSFGPGSQMALYGNATAANATIRVEAADPAARPAAIAGGGWLLFRDDSTAGTAQITALGGVNGRAGGLVQFQGNQDAAQASLRLEGNATLDLRAFQGSSFRLGTLSGDGELWLGGKTLRLGGNNADQAFGGVLGADGAGGTLAKEGSATLTLTGASRLGAVQVAQGTLRLSEGGSLGSAPIAIAAGAGLEMARADSLTLPQVISGAGALRQIGTGTTILTGANTYSGGTTISAGRLEIGPGGSLGAGAVVNDATLAINRADAVTIANPISGRGVLRQMGMGTTTLTGANSYTGGTVISAGTLSVASDENLGTPARGLITLAGGTLATTTTFTLTRPMALEGTGGTLAVAAGTALTLHTIAEVSGPGGLTLTGGGQLLVTGALNHDGPTRVMEGSLILRGGALTGSGPLFVAAGATVDTRFTFARGIVIASLAGEGLVLLGDATLGISQGGTRFGGTLADGNEFVRGTLSVFGGTTTLDGTSRISGRTVIQGGTLIVNGTIEGGSGIVISRGGSLVVNGTVRGPSGVTLDGGALVVNGSIRETSVVINGGTLSGTGSLPGVTIASGGTMAPGNSIGTINLASLALATGATTAIEVQGSLADRINVAGNATLGGTLRLLPLGGPYTFNTPYILIQAASVTGNFTTVTTAGTFGAGVEANVTVTPTQVLLGLTPAALTGPGGIPNFTTFNQRSAAGALDAASRAGGNLNPFFNVYNQPASTIGLAVNQLSGEVATSTGAMGFAAGEQFLATLLDPMGLGRESMMGGRLTPGDAAQRKRHAVWGTATGGYNRTGGDSADGAASRTARTAGFALGFDHLVGARSIAGVAIAVGEGTASLAAGQGSATANFGQIGAYGATRLGSVTLSGAGAFTVMDVDTKRTLYFLNSDPQRAGFGAQVYSLRAEARQDGVALAGGVRLQPLAALQWQQVNNQGYTEASPLTGRTHGVAVGGQSQASLRSELGAQVNGVVALGAVPVQGYLRASWAHYLTRDAAMAVGFASLPDAGFTVRGARPDANAALLSGGLEVPIAAGLTLGARVDSEFSANVTQVAGTARLRLAF is encoded by the coding sequence TTGTCCTTGCCCCGCCTCATCTCCGCCCTGCTGGCGACCACGGCGCTGATCGGCCTGGATGCCCGGGCCCAGTCCCCGGGCGGGGCGGGCGGTGCCGGCATCGGCGGCGCGGGTGGCCCCGGCTTCAATTTCTCGGCCGGCGCCGCGGGCGGCGATGATGCCGCGCTCGGCGGTGGCGGCGGCGGCGCGGGCGACACGGGCGGCCCAGGCGGCGCGGGTGATGCCCCAGGCGGCGCGGGTGGCGGCGCGCCCGCTGCGGCCGGCAGCCCCGGCACGGACGGCACCCTGGCGGGCGGCGGCGGCGGCGGCGGCGCGCATGGCCTCGTGGATTCCATCCTGCCTGGCGGGCCGCTCACCGGTGGCACCGGCGGCGCGGGCGGCGGGGCCAGCGGTGCCGGCGGCGGTGGTGGCGGCGGCGGCGGTGGCACCGGCCTCGTCTTCATCGCCACCGGGAACGCCGGGACCCTGTTCGACAGCGTCACCGGTGGGGCGGGCGGCGCGGGCGGCGCGGCACCCCTGGGCCTGCCAGGTCAGGGCGGGCAGGGCGGGGCCGGCATCATCTTCACCGCGCCCGATGTCACCATCTCGGTCCAGGCCAATGTCTCCGGCGGCGCGGGCGGCGGCCCCTTCGCCGCGGGCGGCGCCGGCATCCGGGGCGAGGGCCTGTCCATCACCCTGGGCGCCACCCTCTCGGGCGGGTTGAGCGGCGATGGCGCCACGCGCGCCGCCGCGCTGGAACTGACGGGCGGGACGAACCTGCTCTCCATCGGCGCGGGCGGCATGGTGCAGGGCGGAATCGCGCTCGCGAATTTCGCCGCGCTGGAATTCGCCCAGGCAGGCGACGCGACGGTGCAGGGCGGCATCTCGGGCTTCGGCTCCATCAGCAAGACCGGCGCCGGCACGCTCACGCTGAACGGCGCGGGCAGTTTTTCCGCGGGCACCAGCCTGCTGGGCGGCACGCTGGTGCTGGGCGATGCGGCGGCGCTGGGCAGCGGGCCGATCATCATCGGGGATGCCACGCTGCGCGGTGCGGTGGATGCGACACTCGCGCAGGACCTTCGCGTCACGGGCGGCGCGAACGCCACCCTCGCCGCCGCCACCGGCACGACGCTGAGCTTGACCGGCGGGCTGACGACGCTCGCCGGCGCCACGCTGACGCTGGGGGCGAGCGGGGCCGCGGGCGGCATCGTCGCGGGCTTCTCCAGCGTGGACCCGACGGATCTGGCGACGACGCGCCTCGTCATCGCCGCCGGCCGCGTCACCTCTGGCGGCTTCGCCTTCAACGACCTCACGTCCAATGCCGCCAGCACCACCATCCAGGCCGGCGCCACGCTCGACCTCGATGGCCGGCTCAGCACCATCGGCCATCTCCAGGGTGCCGGCACGCTGACCAACACGGACCTTATCCGCATCCGCCAAGGCGATTTCTCGGGCAGCATCACGGGCACGGGCGGCAACCTGGAGAAGACCGGCAGCGGCACGCTGATCCTGAGCGGCGCCAACAGCTACACCGGGACCACCGAGATCAGCGGCGGCACGCTGCGGATCGGCGCGGGCGGCACCAGCGGCACGCTGGGCGCGGGGGCGGTCATCAATGACGGCGCGCTGGTCTTCGACCGCAGCGACGCGATCGCCGTCGCCAACGGTATTTCGGGCAGCGGCACGCTGGCGCAGGTGGGCAGCGGCGTGCTGACGCTCTCGGCCGCCAACAGCTACCTGGGCGGCACCAGCGTCACCGCGGGCACGCTCGCGCTCGGCGCCATCGGCGCCATCGGCAGCGGCGCCGTCACGCTCGCGGGCGGCGGGCTTCGTGCGAATGTGACGGGCACGCTCGGCAACACGATCAGCATCACCGACAACGCGACCGGCCGCCTCGCCGCCGCGACGGGCGAGACGCTGACGCTGACGGGCGCGCTTTCGCTCAGGCCCGGCAGCACGTTGACCATCGGCTCGGCCACCGAGACAGGACGGGTGGTGGCGGGCTTTTCCTCGGTGGATGTCTTCTCGCCGGCCACCATCGCGCTGCAGGTCGCGGGCGGCACGCTGGCCGCGGGCAATCTCGGGCTGAACCAGCTCACCCTGCTCGCCGGCAGCGTCACCATCGCGGCCGGCGCCACGCTGGATTACGGCGCGCTGACCGGCACCATCGGCAATCTGCAAGGTGCGGGCACGCTGACCGGCAGCGCCACCACGCAGATCTCCGCCGGCAATTTCTCCGGCGCCATCGCGGGGACGGGCGGCTTCGAGAAGCTGGGGGCGGGCACGCTGACCCTCACGGGGGCCAGCACCTATGCCGGCACGACGACGATCACCGCGGGGACGCTGCGCCTCGAGGGCGGGGGCCGCCTGAGCGGTGGCGGCATCACCAACAACGCGGCCCTGGTCTTCGCCAGCGCCGACAACATCACCCTCGCCAATGCCATCTCCGGCACGGGGACGCTGACCCAGGCGGGCACGGGCCGCCTGACGCTGACGGGTGCGAACACCCATGCCGGGCTGACCACCATCCATGCGGGCGGCACGATCCAGGTGGGCGATGGCGGCACCTCGGGGCAGGTCGGCGGTGGCGCGGTCGTGAACAATGGCGCGCTGGTGGTGAACCGGGGCGATGCGGTGACGGTCGCCAACGCCATCTCGGGCAGCGGCACGCTGACGCAGGCGGGTGCGGGCACGCTGACGCTGACGGGTGCGAACAGCTATTCCGGCCTGACCACGATCAACAGCGCCACCACGCTGCGCGTCGAGGGAGCGGGCATGCTGGGCACGGGCGGGGTCGCCAATGCGGGCGCGCTGATCTTCGCGCGCGCGGGCGACGTGACGCTGGCCGGCGCGCTGACGGGGGCCGGCAGCCTGACCCAGGCGGGCAGCGGGACGCTGACCATCGCGGGGGCGGCGAGCCACACCGGCGGCACGAGCATCCAGGCCGGCGGCACGCTGCGCGTCACGGGCAGCCTGGCTGGCGATGTCGCCAATGCGGGCACGCTCAGCTTCGCCCGCGCCGATGCCCTGACCTATGCGGGCGTGGTCTCGGGCACGGGCATGCTCGCCCAGGCGGGCACGGGCGTGCTGACGCTGACCGGCGCCAACACCCACACCGGGGGCACGACCACCAGCGCCGGCACGCTGCGGATCGGCGATGGCGGCACCACGGGCTCCCTCACGGGGAATATCACGAACAACGCCGCGCTGGTCTTCAACCGCAGCGATGCCGTGACCTTCGGCGGCGTGATCGCCGGCTCTGGCAGCCTGACGCAGGCGGGCGCGGGCACGCTGACGCTGACCGGCGCCAACACGCATGCGGGCGGCACCACGGTGGCGAACGGAACGCTCTCGGTGAGCGGCGCGGGCACGCTCTCCAGCGGGTCGAACGTCACCATCGCGCCGGGGGCGACGCTGATCTACGAGACCGGCACCGATGGCGGCAACAACGCGCATGTGGTGCAGGGCGGCTCGGATACGGCGATCAATGCCGGCCGGCTCTATTTCCGCGGCACGGCGAGCGCCGGCAGCGGCGCCTATAGCAACGCCGCCAGCACCGGCTTTTCCCTCGGCAGCATGATCATCTTCGAGGGCAACAGCACGGCAGGCACCGCCACCATCACCAATGCGGCGCTGGCCGTCGACAGCTCGCCGATATCGCGGCTGGTTTTCCAGGACCAGGCCGGCATGGGCGCCGCCACCATCATCAGCCAGGGCGGCGCACGGAGCCGCTCGGGAACCGGCAACACGGTGGAGCTGTACGGCGATGCCACCGCGGGCACGGCCCGCATCAACCTGGGCGGCTCCAGCAGTTTCGGGCCCGGCTCGCAGATGGCGCTCTACGGCAATGCGACCGCGGCCAATGCCACCATCCGGGTGGAGGCCGCCGATCCCGCCGCGCGGCCCGCCGCCATCGCGGGCGGCGGCTGGCTCCTCTTCCGTGACGACAGCACGGCCGGCACGGCGCAAATCACCGCCCTGGGCGGCGTGAACGGCCGGGCGGGCGGGCTGGTGCAGTTCCAGGGCAACCAGGACGCAGCGCAGGCCAGCCTGCGCCTGGAAGGCAATGCGACGCTCGACCTCCGGGCCTTCCAGGGTTCCTCCTTCCGCCTCGGCACCCTCTCGGGCGATGGCGAGCTGTGGCTCGGCGGCAAGACGCTGCGCCTGGGCGGCAACAACGCCGACCAAGCCTTCGGCGGCGTGCTCGGCGCCGATGGCGCGGGCGGCACGCTGGCCAAGGAAGGCTCCGCGACGCTGACCCTGACCGGCGCGAGCCGCCTCGGCGCGGTGCAGGTCGCGCAAGGCACGCTGCGCCTCAGCGAGGGCGGTTCGCTCGGCAGCGCGCCCATCGCCATCGCGGCCGGGGCGGGGCTGGAGATGGCCCGCGCCGACAGCCTGACGCTGCCACAGGTGATCTCCGGCGCCGGCGCGCTGCGGCAGATCGGCACCGGCACCACCATCCTCACCGGCGCCAACACCTATTCGGGCGGCACCACCATCAGCGCGGGCAGGCTGGAAATCGGCCCGGGCGGTTCGCTCGGCGCCGGCGCCGTCGTGAACGACGCCACGCTCGCCATCAACCGCGCCGATGCCGTCACCATCGCCAATCCCATCTCGGGCCGCGGTGTGCTGCGCCAGATGGGCATGGGCACGACGACGCTGACCGGCGCCAACAGCTACACCGGCGGCACCGTCATCTCCGCCGGCACGCTCTCCGTGGCGTCGGACGAGAATCTCGGCACGCCGGCCCGTGGCCTCATCACCCTGGCCGGCGGCACGCTCGCCACCACCACCACCTTCACGCTGACCCGGCCCATGGCACTGGAGGGCACGGGCGGCACCCTTGCCGTGGCCGCGGGCACGGCGCTGACCTTGCACACGATAGCCGAGGTCAGCGGGCCGGGTGGGCTGACGCTGACCGGCGGGGGCCAGCTGCTCGTCACCGGCGCGCTCAACCATGACGGGCCGACGCGGGTGATGGAAGGGAGCCTCATCCTCCGGGGCGGCGCGCTGACGGGCTCGGGACCGCTCTTCGTCGCGGCGGGCGCCACGGTGGACACCCGCTTCACCTTCGCGCGCGGCATTGTCATCGCCTCGCTGGCGGGGGAGGGCCTGGTGCTGCTCGGCGACGCCACGCTCGGCATCAGCCAGGGCGGCACGCGCTTCGGCGGCACGCTGGCCGATGGCAATGAGTTTGTCCGCGGCACGCTCTCCGTGTTCGGCGGCACCACCACCCTCGACGGCACCTCGCGGATCAGCGGCCGGACGGTGATCCAGGGCGGCACGCTGATCGTGAACGGCACGATCGAGGGCGGGAGCGGGATCGTGATCAGCCGGGGTGGGAGCCTCGTCGTGAATGGGACGGTGCGCGGCCCCTCCGGCGTCACGCTCGATGGCGGCGCGCTGGTGGTGAATGGCAGCATCCGCGAGACCAGCGTTGTCATCAATGGCGGGACTCTGAGCGGCACCGGGAGCCTGCCCGGCGTCACCATCGCGAGCGGCGGCACCATGGCGCCGGGCAATTCGATCGGCACGATCAACCTGGCGAGCCTGGCGCTGGCGACGGGCGCCACCACGGCGATCGAGGTGCAGGGCAGCCTGGCGGACCGGATCAACGTGGCCGGCAACGCCACGCTGGGCGGCACGCTGCGGCTGCTGCCGCTGGGCGGGCCCTACACCTTCAACACGCCCTACATCCTGATCCAGGCGGCGAGTGTCACCGGCAACTTCACGACCGTCACCACCGCCGGCACCTTCGGCGCGGGGGTCGAGGCGAATGTGACCGTGACGCCCACGCAGGTGCTGCTCGGCCTCACCCCGGCGGCGCTGACCGGCCCGGGCGGCATCCCGAACTTCACCACCTTCAACCAGCGCTCGGCGGCAGGCGCGCTGGACGCGGCGAGCCGCGCGGGCGGCAACCTCAATCCCTTCTTCAACGTGTACAACCAGCCGGCCAGCACCATCGGTCTCGCGGTGAACCAGCTCTCGGGCGAGGTCGCGACCAGCACGGGCGCCATGGGCTTCGCCGCGGGCGAGCAGTTCCTCGCCACGCTGCTCGACCCGATGGGCCTGGGGCGCGAGAGCATGATGGGCGGCCGCCTCACCCCCGGGGATGCCGCCCAACGCAAGCGCCACGCCGTTTGGGGCACGGCGACCGGCGGCTACAACCGCACGGGCGGCGACAGCGCCGATGGCGCGGCCAGCCGCACCGCGCGCACGGCAGGCTTCGCCCTCGGTTTCGACCATCTGGTCGGGGCGCGGAGCATCGCGGGTGTCGCCATCGCGGTGGGCGAGGGCACGGCGTCGCTCGCGGCCGGGCAGGGGAGTGCCACGGCCAATTTCGGGCAGATCGGCGCCTATGGCGCCACGCGCCTCGGCAGCGTCACGCTTTCGGGCGCGGGCGCCTTCACCGTCATGGATGTGGACACCAAGCGCACGCTCTACTTCCTGAACAGCGATCCGCAGCGCGCGGGCTTCGGGGCACAGGTCTACTCGCTGCGCGCCGAGGCGCGGCAGGATGGCGTGGCACTGGCCGGCGGCGTCCGGCTGCAGCCCCTCGCGGCGCTGCAATGGCAGCAGGTGAACAACCAGGGCTACACCGAGGCGAGCCCGCTCACCGGCAGGACCCATGGGGTGGCGGTGGGCGGGCAGAGCCAGGCCTCGCTGCGGAGCGAACTGGGCGCGCAGGTGAACGGCGTGGTCGCGCTCGGCGCCGTGCCGGTGCAGGGGTATCTGCGCGCCTCCTGGGCCCATTACCTGACGCGCGATGCGGCGATGGCGGTGGGCTTCGCTTCGCTCCCCGATGCCGGCTTCACGGTGCGCGGCGCGCGGCCGGATGCGAATGCGGCGCTGCTCTCGGGCGGGCTTGAGGTGCCGATCGCGGCGGGCCTCACCCTGGGCGCGCGGGTGGACAGCGAATTCTCGGCGAATGTCACCCAGGTCGCGGGTACGGCCAGGCTGCGCCTCGCCTTTTGA
- the hpnH gene encoding adenosyl-hopene transferase HpnH: MGIPLAQQAKVAAYVVKQQLAGRKRFPLVLMLEPLFRCNLACAGCGKIDYPDEILNKRLSVEDCLGAAEECGAPVVAIAGGEPLLHKEMPQIVEGLLAQGRIVILCTNALLLEKRMEAYKPHPRFIWDIHLDGDKAQHDWAVSQEGVYERAVAALKKVRDAGFRTAINCTLFNNADAERTAKFFDDVTAMGVDNIMLSPGYAYERAPDQKHFLNRQATKNLFRDVFRHNDGKGKPKWRMGNSPLFLDFLAGNQTYHCTPWGNPTRNIFGWQRPCYLLGEGYAKSFTELMETTDWDKYGVGNYEKCADCMVHSGFEATAALDAIKRPWKAVTAQLRGPRTEGPMAPEIDLSQQRPAEYVFSAHVQKAMNEMAHEAPRKGAKHGDTAKPVAAAE, translated from the coding sequence ATGGGTATTCCACTGGCGCAACAGGCCAAGGTCGCGGCCTATGTGGTCAAGCAGCAGCTGGCTGGCCGCAAGCGCTTTCCGCTCGTCCTCATGCTGGAGCCGCTGTTCCGTTGCAACCTGGCCTGCGCGGGCTGCGGCAAGATCGACTACCCGGACGAGATCCTGAACAAGCGCCTCTCGGTCGAGGATTGCCTCGGTGCCGCCGAGGAATGCGGCGCCCCCGTCGTCGCCATCGCGGGCGGCGAGCCGCTGCTGCACAAGGAGATGCCGCAGATCGTCGAGGGCCTTCTGGCCCAGGGGCGCATCGTCATCCTCTGCACCAATGCGCTGCTGCTGGAGAAGCGCATGGAGGCCTACAAGCCCCATCCGCGCTTCATCTGGGACATCCACCTCGATGGCGACAAGGCGCAGCATGACTGGGCCGTGAGCCAGGAAGGCGTCTATGAGCGCGCCGTCGCGGCGCTGAAGAAGGTGCGCGACGCCGGCTTCCGCACCGCCATCAACTGCACCCTCTTCAACAACGCCGACGCCGAGCGCACCGCGAAGTTCTTCGACGACGTGACGGCGATGGGCGTGGACAACATCATGCTCTCGCCCGGCTACGCCTATGAGCGCGCGCCGGACCAGAAGCACTTCCTGAACCGCCAGGCGACGAAGAACCTGTTCCGCGACGTGTTCCGGCACAATGACGGCAAGGGCAAGCCCAAGTGGCGCATGGGCAACAGCCCGCTCTTCCTCGATTTCCTGGCCGGCAACCAGACCTATCACTGCACGCCCTGGGGCAACCCGACGCGCAACATCTTCGGCTGGCAGCGCCCCTGCTACCTGCTGGGCGAGGGCTACGCCAAGAGCTTCACCGAGCTGATGGAAACCACCGACTGGGACAAGTACGGTGTGGGCAACTACGAGAAATGCGCCGACTGCATGGTGCATTCCGGCTTCGAGGCGACCGCCGCGCTGGACGCGATCAAGCGCCCCTGGAAGGCCGTCACCGCGCAGCTGCGCGGGCCCCGCACCGAGGGGCCGATGGCGCCGGAGATCGACCTCTCGCAGCAGCGCCCGGCAGAATACGTCTTCTCCGCCCATGTGCAGAAGGCGATGAACGAGATGGCGCATGAGGCCCCCCGCAAGGGCGCCAAGCATGGCGACACCGCCAAGCCGGTTGCAGCCGCGGAATAG
- a CDS encoding outer membrane protein: protein MKVTQRLTGAAALALVVAGGPVGEALAQTAPPTSGLYIGAGGSVNVARFDIQNTYFAGVSDAFQDGVRVLSGSAAGPARNPIGNDVAAAPNVQLGYYQNFRDSRWLWGAKASYSYLGASATTNNALLPQFGGFTRTDGVYIPFSGSGVARSYQMRAQHQVALTPFLGYSTDRGFLYLGGGPTLTRLQTDVNGLIGFADIYGQTTNVSGPPQNFSSAGWVWGGMLTAGFTFFLTPEWFLDFAYTASATQRQSAVHNSPFINTADPRGVTQGSVFLSTSGGVVVQGATLTLNRRF, encoded by the coding sequence GTGAAGGTGACGCAGCGGTTGACCGGCGCGGCGGCGCTGGCCTTGGTGGTGGCGGGCGGGCCGGTCGGCGAGGCGCTCGCCCAGACCGCGCCGCCGACGAGCGGGCTCTATATCGGCGCGGGCGGCAGCGTGAACGTCGCGCGATTCGACATCCAGAACACCTATTTCGCCGGCGTCTCGGACGCCTTCCAGGACGGCGTGCGCGTCCTCAGCGGGTCGGCCGCCGGGCCGGCGCGCAACCCGATCGGCAATGATGTCGCGGCGGCACCCAATGTGCAGCTCGGCTACTACCAGAACTTCCGCGACAGCCGCTGGCTCTGGGGGGCCAAGGCCTCCTACAGCTACCTGGGCGCCTCCGCGACGACGAACAACGCGCTGCTGCCGCAATTCGGCGGCTTCACCCGGACCGATGGCGTCTATATCCCCTTCAGCGGCAGCGGCGTCGCCCGCTCCTACCAGATGCGCGCGCAGCATCAGGTCGCGCTCACGCCCTTCCTCGGCTACTCGACGGATCGCGGCTTCCTCTATCTTGGCGGCGGGCCCACGCTGACGCGGCTCCAGACCGACGTGAACGGGCTGATCGGCTTCGCCGACATCTATGGGCAGACGACCAATGTCTCCGGCCCGCCGCAGAATTTCTCGAGCGCCGGCTGGGTCTGGGGCGGGATGCTGACCGCGGGATTCACCTTCTTCCTGACGCCCGAATGGTTCCTGGACTTCGCCTATACGGCCTCGGCCACGCAGCGGCAGTCGGCCGTGCACAACAGCCCCTTCATCAACACGGCGGACCCCCGGGGCGTGACCCAGGGCAGCGTGTTCCTCAGCACCTCGGGCGGCGTGGTCGTCCAGGGGGCGACACTGACGCTGAACCGCCGCTTCTGA
- a CDS encoding invasion associated locus B family protein, producing the protein MNRPFRAIGAVLALACVTAQAPATGNSVLRQGETRAGDWIIARYEDAGTNRLVRCEMERSYPNGSVLRVEAAPRQPIAIGFVTSGASLDRLGPRFELRFWVDDENGTQAATATALNTRSARFVEPDAEAGTLDSLAAGQDLAIMAGEMSLTYPLRGSAAAVRALQACLRR; encoded by the coding sequence ATGAACCGTCCCTTCCGCGCCATCGGCGCGGTGCTCGCCCTCGCCTGCGTCACCGCGCAGGCACCCGCCACCGGCAACAGCGTGCTCCGCCAGGGCGAGACGCGCGCGGGCGACTGGATCATCGCCCGCTACGAGGATGCCGGGACGAACCGCCTCGTCCGCTGCGAGATGGAGCGCAGCTACCCCAATGGCAGCGTGCTGCGGGTCGAGGCCGCGCCGCGCCAGCCCATCGCCATCGGCTTCGTCACCAGCGGCGCCTCGCTCGACCGGCTCGGGCCGCGCTTCGAGCTGCGCTTCTGGGTGGATGACGAGAACGGCACCCAGGCCGCGACGGCGACGGCGCTGAACACGCGCTCGGCCCGCTTCGTCGAGCCCGATGCCGAGGCCGGCACGCTGGACAGCCTGGCCGCCGGCCAGGACCTCGCGATCATGGCGGGCGAGATGTCGCTCACCTATCCGCTGCGCGGCTCGGCTGCGGCGGTGCGCGCGCTCCAGGCCTGCCTGCGGCGATGA
- a CDS encoding ferritin-like domain-containing protein, whose amino-acid sequence MDDNLAGRLPDAGTVAAADSRARHWRSPHQGRLKPGSPEHKRAMCAMFAETFNPYKPSVINWPKLDAEALHRITTLPIWDIAVQTEGKARLRMSAYAETLTDPELRETIARNGWEENRHKEVLSKLVEAYGIPLAPEPEYVKPKDTEWAYMVTGFSECVDSFFAFGLFEMARQSGFFPEELTDTFEPVMQEECRHILLFANWLAWHRATMPVWRRPWFEMRVWAVWVFLGWERIGLAKTVDGEGKEQKQDNNFTVTGGKAMTAKEYTMAEIMDLCLAENDRRFAGYDERLLRPTTMPFLVRLARRFMRSPKPA is encoded by the coding sequence CTGGATGACAACCTCGCCGGCCGCCTGCCCGATGCCGGGACCGTGGCGGCGGCCGATTCGCGCGCGCGGCATTGGCGCAGCCCCCACCAGGGCCGCCTGAAGCCCGGTTCGCCCGAGCACAAGCGCGCCATGTGCGCGATGTTCGCCGAGACCTTCAACCCCTACAAACCCAGCGTCATCAACTGGCCCAAGCTGGATGCCGAGGCGCTGCACCGCATCACCACCCTGCCCATCTGGGACATCGCGGTGCAGACCGAGGGCAAGGCGCGGCTGCGGATGTCCGCCTATGCCGAGACCCTGACCGACCCCGAACTGCGCGAGACCATCGCCCGCAACGGCTGGGAGGAGAACCGCCACAAGGAGGTGCTCTCCAAGCTGGTCGAGGCCTATGGCATCCCGCTGGCGCCCGAGCCGGAATACGTGAAGCCCAAGGACACCGAATGGGCGTACATGGTCACCGGCTTCAGCGAATGCGTGGACAGCTTCTTCGCCTTCGGCCTCTTCGAGATGGCCCGCCAATCGGGCTTCTTCCCGGAGGAATTGACCGACACCTTCGAGCCGGTGATGCAGGAGGAGTGCCGCCACATCCTGCTCTTCGCCAATTGGCTGGCCTGGCACCGCGCGACCATGCCGGTCTGGCGCCGCCCCTGGTTCGAGATGCGGGTCTGGGCCGTCTGGGTCTTCCTGGGCTGGGAGCGCATCGGCCTCGCCAAGACCGTGGATGGCGAGGGCAAGGAGCAGAAGCAGGACAACAACTTCACCGTCACCGGCGGCAAGGCGATGACGGCGAAGGAGTACACCATGGCCGAGATCATGGATCTCTGCCTCGCCGAGAACGACCGCCGCTTCGCGGGCTATGACGAGCGGCTGCTGCGCCCGACCACCATGCCCTTCCTGGTGCGGCTCGCCCGGCGCTTCATGCGCTCGCCCAAACCGGCCTGA